A part of Paenarthrobacter sp. A20 genomic DNA contains:
- a CDS encoding ABC transporter permease, which yields MNIFAETIAWLTDPSHWTGSGGIPTRILEHLQYSALVLLIAAAIAMPIGLYIGHTGRGRVVAVAVAGALRALPTLGLLVLFALLAGTGLMPPVWALVILTVPPLLAGTYAGISSVDATVVDAARAMGMTELQILFRVELPNGLQVMFGGIRTAVLQVIATVSVVAYLPLGGLGRYLFDGLVLQDFPRMLGGSLLIAGLAIAVDLILAGVQRLILSPGLTLDSSGRQKAADDLTATAPAGAAVQGGTP from the coding sequence ATGAACATCTTCGCCGAGACCATTGCCTGGCTGACCGATCCCTCCCACTGGACAGGGAGCGGCGGAATTCCCACCCGGATACTGGAACACCTCCAGTACAGCGCGCTGGTGCTCCTCATCGCAGCCGCCATCGCAATGCCTATCGGTCTCTACATCGGGCACACGGGCCGCGGCCGGGTAGTCGCTGTTGCAGTTGCCGGGGCACTTCGCGCCCTCCCAACACTGGGTTTGCTGGTCCTTTTCGCCTTGCTCGCCGGCACCGGCTTGATGCCGCCTGTGTGGGCCCTTGTCATTCTTACGGTTCCGCCGCTGCTGGCAGGCACGTACGCCGGCATCTCCAGCGTCGATGCCACCGTGGTGGACGCCGCCCGGGCCATGGGCATGACCGAACTCCAGATCCTGTTCCGGGTGGAATTACCCAATGGCCTCCAGGTGATGTTCGGCGGCATCCGCACGGCGGTTCTGCAGGTCATCGCGACTGTTTCAGTGGTGGCTTACCTGCCGCTGGGTGGGCTGGGGCGTTACCTGTTTGACGGACTTGTCCTGCAGGATTTCCCCCGAATGCTCGGCGGTTCGTTGCTCATTGCAGGGCTGGCCATCGCCGTGGACCTTATCCTTGCCGGCGTGCAGAGGCTTATCCTCTCGCCCGGCCTGACCCTCGACTCAAGCGGCCGCCAGAAGGCGGCCGATGATCTCACAGCCACAGCTCCCGCAGGGGCTGCCGTTCAAGGAGGTACACCATGA
- a CDS encoding ABC transporter permease codes for MEWFLNNSGMVLGLAGQHMVLALIPMILGLLISIPLAQLARRNSTLRSVVATATSLLYTIPSLALFIILPTVLGTRILDPLNVVVALTIYAVALLVRAAMDAFDSVDDDLRNAAVAMGFKPLARFFQVDLPLSLPVMFAGLRVVSVSNISLVSVAALLGVGNLGFLFTDGLQRTFITEVVVGIIAILVLALLMDAVLVVLERLLTPWTRAAGGKPNRPDANTLVTEPKAGPATQHAALRPDPGASA; via the coding sequence ATGGAGTGGTTCCTCAATAACAGTGGCATGGTCCTGGGCCTGGCGGGCCAGCACATGGTGCTTGCCCTCATTCCCATGATCCTTGGCTTGTTGATTTCCATCCCGTTGGCCCAGCTGGCCAGGCGCAACAGCACGCTCAGGTCCGTCGTGGCCACGGCCACGTCGTTGCTCTACACCATTCCCTCCCTGGCACTGTTCATCATTCTCCCCACCGTCCTGGGCACCCGGATCCTGGATCCGCTGAACGTTGTGGTGGCGTTGACCATCTATGCTGTCGCCTTGCTGGTCCGTGCGGCCATGGACGCCTTCGACTCCGTGGACGACGATCTCCGCAACGCTGCCGTCGCCATGGGCTTCAAACCCCTGGCCCGCTTCTTCCAAGTGGATCTCCCGTTGTCGCTGCCCGTGATGTTTGCAGGCCTGCGGGTCGTCTCTGTCAGCAACATCTCTCTGGTCAGCGTCGCTGCGCTGCTCGGGGTGGGCAATCTCGGGTTCCTGTTCACCGACGGGCTCCAGCGCACGTTTATCACCGAAGTGGTGGTGGGTATTATCGCGATTCTGGTGCTTGCACTGCTGATGGATGCTGTCCTGGTGGTTCTGGAGCGCCTTCTGACTCCTTGGACGCGGGCGGCCGGCGGTAAGCCGAACCGGCCGGATGCCAATACCCTCGTTACCGAGCCCAAAGCAGGACCTGCCACCCAGCACGCAGCCCTTCGCCCCGATCCGGGGGCATCCGCATGA